The following are encoded together in the Humulus lupulus chromosome 5, drHumLupu1.1, whole genome shotgun sequence genome:
- the LOC133779978 gene encoding L10-interacting MYB domain-containing protein-like, whose translation MENENNICTKSDIPRSKAIWNSESLNFFLDFCIKEVDDGHRPTTYLDKVGYVNLIINMKKATGRDYTRPQLKNKWDGLKIEWKLWKQLKGKETGLGWNIKKNTIDATEDWWNSKLQSHPDAAKFRIRGIKPEVEEKLDRIFMNTVATGEYAWTPSSGIIPAESEKPFNNIETLHEQLESSDDDLEMPNTDRFLREKNNKRLAEPLEKQNKAMKHGKGKMKKTGPLMIFEQIGRLADAVETRSRNIETARKENSITEVMKILNSLPGIEKGNSLYLFATRLFIMKEKREMFASLEEPELMLTWLKNEHTLG comes from the exons ATGgaaaatgaaaataatatttgCACCAAGAGTGACATACCAAGAAGTAAAGCAATATGGAATTCAGAGAGTTTGAATTTTTTCTTAGACTTTTGTATCAAAGAGGTTGATGATGGGCATCGTCCTACTACTTATTTAGATAAAGTTGGATATGTAAACTTGATTATAAATATGAAGAAAGCAACTGGAAGAGATTACACTAGACCACAATTGAAAAATAAGTGGGATGGATTAAAAATTGAATGGAAGCTTTGGAAGCAACTCAAGGGAAAAGAAACTGGCTTAGGATGGAATATAAAAAAGAATACAATTGATGCAACTGAAGATTGGTGGAATAGTAAATTACAG AGTCATCCCGATGCTGCAAAGTTTCGCATTCGGGGAATTAAACCAGAGGTAGAGGAAAAATTAGATAGGATTTTCATGAACACTGTTGCTACAGGAGAGTATGCTTGGACACCTTCATCTGGAATAATTCCAGCTGAGTCTGAAAAACCTTTTAACAATATTGAAACCTTACATGAACAACTTGAGAGTAGTGACGATGATCTAGAGATGCCTAATACTGATAGATTTCTTAGAGAGAAAAATAACAAGAGATTAGCCGAGCCACTTGAGAAACAAAATAAAGCAATGAAACATGGAAAAGGAAAAATGAAGAAGACAGGGCCTTTAATGATATTTGAACAAATTGGTCGCCTTGCTGATGCTGTGGAGACAAGGAGTAGAAATATTGAAACAGCTAGAAAGGAGAATAGTATTACCGAAgttatgaaaattttaaattctttGCCTGGAATTGAGAAAGGGAACAGCTTGTATTTATTTGCAACTCGCTTGTTTATcatgaaagagaagagagagatgTTTGCTTCATTGGAAGAACCTGAGTTGATGCTTACTTGGCTCAAGAATGAGCATACTCTGGGATAA